The following proteins are co-located in the Candidatus Dormiibacterota bacterium genome:
- a CDS encoding DsrE/DsrF/DrsH-like family protein yields MAIISTKGTLDWAYPPLILASSAAAMGWEVGIFFTFYGLNIIHKQKGRKLAVAPLANPAMPMPVPNLIGAIPGMTSMATTMMKKQFKGKGVAGIDELLQQCIDLGVRLMPCQMTVDVFGYKAGDFIPEAEPGCGAAAFIRFASEADVSLFV; encoded by the coding sequence ATGGCGATCATCTCGACCAAGGGCACCCTCGACTGGGCCTATCCCCCGCTCATCCTGGCCAGCAGCGCCGCGGCGATGGGCTGGGAGGTGGGCATCTTCTTCACCTTCTACGGGCTGAACATCATCCACAAGCAGAAGGGCAGGAAGCTGGCCGTCGCCCCCCTGGCCAATCCGGCGATGCCGATGCCGGTGCCCAACCTGATCGGCGCCATCCCCGGGATGACCTCGATGGCGACGACGATGATGAAGAAGCAGTTCAAGGGCAAGGGCGTGGCCGGGATCGACGAGCTGCTGCAGCAGTGCATCGACCTCGGCGTGCGGCTGATGCCCTGCCAGATGACCGTCGACGTCTTCGGCTACAAGGCCGGCGACTTCATCCCCGAGGCCGAGCCCGGCTGCGGCGCCGCCGCCTTCATCCGCTTCGCCTCCGAGGCCGACGTCAGCCTCTTCGTCTAG